The following coding sequences lie in one Bacillota bacterium genomic window:
- a CDS encoding N(4)-(beta-N-acetylglucosaminyl)-L-asparaginase, producing the protein MGKEEGVSAMVAGVVVASANGRVGIMRAVEVLRRGGSALDAVEAGVREVEANPDDHTVGYGGLPNLLGVVELDAAVMDGRTLATGAVGAVKGFAHPVSIARRVMEELPHVFLVGEGAERFAREVGFAPTELLTEEARQVWLRMLREEGQVEDPSRLPYLEKMRQYVGWAMDPEKASPGTVNFLALDRAGNLAAATSTSGWAWKYPGRLGDSPVVGAGLYADNRYGAAACTGRGEMTIRACTAYSLVRYLREGLTLEEAGRRAMEELGHLVDRYFSTVSVVAMDRWGNHMAFSNRSGATYVFMTEDMETYQERERVYVPVTRGRSL; encoded by the coding sequence GTGGGGAAGGAGGAAGGGGTTTCAGCAATGGTGGCGGGAGTGGTGGTGGCATCCGCCAACGGGCGGGTGGGTATCATGCGGGCAGTAGAGGTGCTGCGCCGGGGAGGTTCGGCACTGGATGCGGTGGAGGCCGGGGTGCGAGAGGTGGAAGCCAATCCTGACGACCATACGGTGGGATACGGCGGTTTGCCCAACCTGCTGGGAGTGGTGGAACTGGACGCCGCCGTCATGGACGGGCGCACCCTGGCCACGGGTGCGGTAGGGGCGGTGAAGGGGTTCGCCCATCCCGTCTCCATTGCCCGGCGCGTCATGGAGGAGTTGCCCCACGTGTTCCTGGTGGGGGAAGGCGCGGAGCGCTTTGCGCGGGAGGTGGGATTTGCACCTACCGAGCTGCTGACCGAGGAAGCCCGTCAGGTCTGGCTGCGCATGCTGCGGGAGGAGGGGCAGGTGGAGGATCCCTCCCGCCTGCCCTACCTGGAGAAGATGCGCCAGTACGTGGGATGGGCCATGGATCCCGAGAAGGCGTCGCCGGGGACGGTGAATTTCCTGGCCCTTGATCGGGCAGGAAACCTGGCCGCCGCCACCTCCACCAGCGGCTGGGCCTGGAAATACCCGGGACGCCTGGGTGACAGCCCGGTGGTGGGGGCGGGACTTTACGCGGACAACCGGTACGGTGCCGCGGCCTGCACCGGGCGGGGGGAGATGACCATCAGGGCCTGCACCGCGTACAGCCTGGTGCGGTACCTCCGGGAGGGGCTGACCCTGGAAGAGGCGGGTAGACGGGCCATGGAAGAACTGGGCCACCTGGTAGATCGCTACTTCAGCACGGTGAGTGTGGTCGCTATGGACCGGTGGGGCAACCACATGGCGTTCTCCAACCGGTCAGGCGCTACCTACGTATTCATGACCGAGGATATGGAAACTTATCAGGAGAGGGAGAGAGTGTACGTTCCCGTGACCCGCGGGCGCTCACTGTGA
- a CDS encoding NADH-quinone oxidoreductase subunit D, which produces MGPQHPSTHGVLRVVARFDGEVVRSVEPVIGYLHRCFEKVCEGWNYAQIVPFCDRNDYLGAITNEWAYCRAAEALLGIEVPERAEYLRVITAELQRICSHLLWFGTFSLDLGATTPFIYAFREREILYDLFESLCGARLLYGYLRLGGVRNDVPPGWFTEVERYLRMQEEKLKEYYDLLIDNAIFLSRTKGIGGISAQDAIAYGVSGPMLRACGVNWDLRKDEPYSVYPRFSFDVPLGETGDLYDRCIVRMREIEESIRIVRQAVASIPEGDVVGKVPRALRPPAGAEVYGRVEGPRGEVGCYLVSDGSPKPWRLKWRGPCFSNLQPLDLMARGHKVADLVAIVGSTDIVLGEVDR; this is translated from the coding sequence ATGGGGCCCCAGCATCCCAGCACCCACGGGGTGTTGCGGGTGGTCGCCCGCTTCGACGGTGAAGTGGTCAGGAGCGTAGAGCCGGTCATCGGCTACCTGCACCGTTGCTTTGAGAAGGTGTGTGAGGGCTGGAACTACGCTCAGATAGTTCCGTTCTGCGACCGCAACGACTACCTGGGCGCCATCACCAACGAGTGGGCGTACTGCCGCGCCGCCGAGGCACTGCTGGGCATCGAGGTGCCCGAACGGGCGGAGTACCTGCGGGTGATCACCGCCGAGTTGCAGAGGATATGCAGCCACCTGCTCTGGTTCGGTACCTTCTCCCTTGACCTGGGTGCCACCACCCCGTTCATCTATGCCTTCCGGGAACGGGAGATACTGTACGACCTGTTCGAGAGCCTCTGCGGCGCCCGGCTGCTCTACGGGTACCTGCGCCTGGGGGGTGTACGGAACGACGTGCCGCCCGGGTGGTTCACCGAGGTGGAGCGCTACCTGCGCATGCAGGAGGAGAAGCTGAAGGAGTACTACGACCTCCTCATCGACAACGCCATCTTCCTCAGCCGCACCAAGGGGATCGGGGGCATTTCCGCCCAGGACGCCATCGCCTACGGCGTTTCCGGGCCCATGCTGCGGGCATGCGGCGTCAACTGGGACCTGCGCAAGGACGAGCCCTACTCCGTCTACCCGCGCTTCTCCTTCGATGTCCCCCTCGGGGAGACGGGCGACCTGTACGACCGCTGCATTGTGCGCATGCGGGAGATCGAAGAGAGCATCCGCATCGTCCGGCAGGCCGTGGCTTCCATCCCCGAAGGGGACGTGGTGGGGAAGGTGCCTCGGGCCCTGCGCCCGCCGGCGGGAGCCGAGGTGTACGGCCGGGTGGAGGGGCCGCGGGGCGAGGTGGGCTGCTACCTGGTGTCCGACGGTTCCCCCAAGCCCTGGCGCCTGAAGTGGCGGGGACCGTGTTTCTCCAACCTGCAACCTCTTGACCTCATGGCCCGGGGACATAAGGTGGCAGACCTGGTGGCCATAGTGGGGTCTACGGACATCGTGCTGGGGGAGGTGGACCGGTGA
- a CDS encoding amidohydrolase has product MKVIKGGKVLTITRGTIDGGVVLIDGGKIKAVGKDIPIPPQAEVIDASGCWVTPGFIDAHSHIGLFGEPHVWAHQDGNEMTNPVTPHMRAIDAINPADPSFADVVAAGVTAVFTGPGSGNVIGGLGVAIKLVGRTVEEMVIPGTEALKMALGENPKRVYGEGKKQLPSTRMGNAAVMREALVSAQNYMRKLEQAANKEDAAPPERDLRWETIARALRREIRVRIHCHRADDMMTAIRIAEEFGLLFSLEHATEGYKIADILAAKNVPCVVGPLLMSRSKMELNEVTMKNAGILAKAGVKVAIQVDSASSTRWLPVQAGLAVRYGMPEDDAFRAITINAAEIMGVADRLGSLEPGKDADIAIFNGHPFCTFTQVEKVFIDGKLVYERPADLASGHTGPCR; this is encoded by the coding sequence ATGAAGGTCATAAAAGGCGGAAAAGTGCTAACGATCACGCGGGGAACCATCGACGGGGGCGTGGTCCTCATTGACGGGGGCAAGATCAAGGCGGTCGGCAAAGACATTCCCATTCCGCCCCAGGCGGAAGTGATAGATGCGAGCGGGTGCTGGGTCACTCCCGGCTTCATCGACGCTCACAGTCACATAGGCCTGTTCGGGGAGCCCCACGTGTGGGCTCACCAGGATGGCAACGAGATGACAAATCCGGTTACTCCCCACATGCGGGCCATCGACGCCATCAACCCGGCCGATCCCTCGTTTGCCGACGTGGTGGCGGCGGGGGTCACGGCGGTGTTCACTGGCCCCGGCAGCGGGAACGTCATCGGGGGCCTGGGGGTGGCCATCAAGCTGGTGGGGCGCACGGTGGAGGAGATGGTGATCCCCGGCACCGAGGCGCTCAAGATGGCATTGGGCGAGAATCCCAAGCGGGTATACGGGGAAGGCAAGAAGCAGCTTCCGTCAACGCGGATGGGGAACGCGGCCGTGATGCGAGAGGCCCTGGTCTCCGCTCAGAATTACATGCGCAAACTGGAACAGGCGGCCAACAAGGAGGATGCTGCACCCCCCGAGCGCGACCTGCGCTGGGAGACCATAGCCCGCGCCCTGCGCCGGGAAATCCGCGTGCGCATCCACTGCCACCGGGCCGACGACATGATGACTGCCATCCGCATCGCCGAGGAGTTCGGGTTGCTTTTCTCCCTGGAGCATGCCACCGAGGGGTACAAGATCGCGGATATCCTGGCGGCAAAGAATGTCCCGTGCGTGGTGGGGCCCCTGCTCATGAGCCGCAGCAAGATGGAGTTGAACGAGGTGACCATGAAGAACGCGGGCATTCTGGCCAAAGCGGGCGTGAAGGTGGCCATCCAGGTGGATTCCGCCTCCTCAACGCGCTGGCTGCCCGTGCAGGCGGGCCTGGCGGTACGTTACGGGATGCCCGAGGACGACGCCTTCCGGGCCATCACCATCAATGCCGCCGAGATCATGGGGGTGGCCGATCGGCTGGGAAGCCTGGAGCCGGGCAAAGACGCCGATATCGCCATCTTCAACGGGCATCCCTTCTGCACGTTCACCCAGGTGGAGAAGGTGTTCATCGACGGCAAGCTGGTCTACGAGAGGCCGGCCGACCTGGCATCGGGCCACACCGGCCCCTGCAGGTAG
- a CDS encoding NADH-quinone oxidoreductase subunit A has product MDSFLEVVIFVAAGFLFVPVTMLVGKLLRPHRPYPEKLTTYECGEPSVGNAQIRYHARYYLFGLLFLVFDIETVFLYPWAVMVRHLGVWGLVEMVVFIAVLVIGLVYAWRKGVLEWV; this is encoded by the coding sequence GTGGACAGTTTTCTGGAAGTCGTCATCTTCGTGGCGGCTGGTTTTCTTTTTGTGCCCGTTACCATGCTGGTGGGGAAGTTGCTGCGACCCCACCGTCCTTATCCGGAGAAGCTCACCACCTACGAGTGCGGCGAGCCGTCGGTCGGTAATGCCCAGATAAGGTACCACGCACGCTACTACCTGTTCGGTCTGCTTTTCCTGGTGTTCGACATCGAGACAGTCTTCCTTTATCCGTGGGCGGTGATGGTCAGGCACCTGGGAGTCTGGGGCCTGGTGGAAATGGTCGTGTTCATAGCCGTGTTGGTGATCGGCCTGGTGTACGCGTGGCGCAAAGGGGTGCTGGAATGGGTATAG
- a CDS encoding NADH-quinone oxidoreductase subunit B family protein produces MGIAESEHLPGIITTNVKRVLNWSRKNSLWYLLFGLACCAIETPMAAGAARHDLDRFGMFFRASPRQADLMFVAGTVTEKMAPRVRVLYDQMAEPRWVVAVGACACYGGPYRDGYNVVPGVDKIIPVDIYVPGCPPRPEAVLYGILQLRAKVLREGLPPDPRLLQKARAGKVV; encoded by the coding sequence ATGGGTATAGCGGAGAGCGAACACCTTCCCGGGATCATCACTACAAACGTTAAGCGGGTCCTCAACTGGAGCCGCAAGAACTCGCTGTGGTACCTGCTGTTCGGCCTGGCCTGCTGCGCCATCGAGACGCCCATGGCTGCCGGTGCGGCCCGTCACGACCTGGACCGCTTCGGCATGTTTTTCCGGGCCTCGCCCCGGCAGGCAGACCTCATGTTCGTGGCGGGCACAGTTACCGAGAAGATGGCCCCCCGGGTAAGGGTCCTGTACGACCAGATGGCGGAGCCCCGCTGGGTGGTCGCGGTGGGGGCGTGCGCATGTTACGGCGGGCCCTACCGGGACGGTTACAACGTGGTTCCGGGCGTGGACAAGATCATCCCCGTGGACATCTATGTACCCGGATGCCCTCCCCGCCCGGAGGCGGTGCTGTACGGCATCCTGCAATTGCGGGCCAAGGTGTTGCGAGAAGGACTGCCGCCGGATCCCCGGTTGCTGCAGAAGGCTCGGGCAGGGAAGGTGGTATGA
- the nuoH gene encoding NADH-quinone oxidoreductase subunit NuoH, with the protein MSIISSLNALVGSLPGFWSPLVSALIKVLLVLGFVFGNEIMLIWMERKVCGRFQRRKGPMYVGRPEGWLQSLPDVVKLLAKEDVIPARADRWLFVLAPMVIMVPAVALFVVIPFGPGWVPRDLNIGILYLVALGSFTILSLFMAGWGSGNKWSTLGAMRAVAMLLGYEVPLALSLVGVAMVAGSLSLVDIVHAQERAWFIVLQPLGFAVFLVAAAAELNRTPFDLAEAEQELVAGYQVEYSGMRWAMFFVAEYASLIAISAIAATCFLGGWLGPVASGPWWFLAKLYFFIFFFMWVRWTFPRIRIDHMMELGWKFLLPVALLNIVLTGIGLALWG; encoded by the coding sequence GTGAGCATTATTTCCTCCCTCAATGCCCTGGTGGGGTCGTTGCCCGGGTTCTGGTCGCCCCTGGTGTCGGCCCTCATCAAGGTGCTCCTGGTGCTGGGCTTCGTGTTCGGCAACGAGATCATGCTCATCTGGATGGAGCGCAAGGTGTGCGGGCGCTTCCAGCGCCGCAAGGGACCCATGTACGTGGGCAGGCCCGAGGGTTGGTTGCAGAGTCTCCCGGACGTGGTCAAGCTCCTGGCCAAGGAAGACGTCATTCCGGCCCGGGCTGATCGCTGGTTGTTCGTGCTGGCGCCCATGGTCATTATGGTGCCGGCAGTGGCCCTGTTCGTTGTGATTCCCTTCGGCCCCGGCTGGGTGCCGCGGGACCTGAACATCGGGATTCTCTACCTGGTGGCCCTGGGGTCCTTCACCATCCTGTCCCTGTTCATGGCCGGGTGGGGTTCGGGAAACAAGTGGTCCACCCTGGGTGCCATGCGGGCGGTGGCCATGTTGCTGGGGTACGAGGTACCCCTGGCCCTTTCCCTGGTTGGGGTGGCCATGGTGGCGGGATCCCTGAGCCTGGTAGACATCGTGCACGCTCAGGAGCGGGCCTGGTTCATCGTGCTGCAGCCCCTGGGCTTTGCGGTCTTCCTGGTGGCGGCGGCCGCGGAACTGAACCGCACCCCCTTCGACCTGGCGGAAGCCGAGCAGGAGTTGGTGGCCGGGTACCAGGTGGAATACAGCGGCATGCGCTGGGCCATGTTCTTCGTGGCCGAGTATGCCAGCCTGATCGCCATCTCGGCCATCGCCGCGACCTGCTTCCTGGGAGGGTGGCTGGGGCCCGTGGCCTCCGGGCCCTGGTGGTTCCTGGCCAAGCTGTACTTCTTCATCTTCTTTTTCATGTGGGTGCGGTGGACTTTCCCCCGCATCCGGATCGACCACATGATGGAGCTGGGCTGGAAATTCCTGCTGCCGGTGGCCCTCCTGAACATAGTTCTCACCGGCATCGGC